Genomic DNA from Corylus avellana chromosome ca4, CavTom2PMs-1.0:
AAAGGAGTTGAAATACAAATAACATCAAATTGCCTCATCGTGTATTTCAAAGAAGATCTGGCTTAGGTActacaaaaaatgaattatagatttttttttttttaaaaaaaaagagttaaatataatttcAGTACTTGTGGATTGCACTAAAATCAAATAGTCacctgaatttttaaaaatatcacaaatgatACATGTGGTAAGCCAATAAATACACTTAGTATCTCTGTCAaaattccgttaagttttttaacggaaCGCCATATCACCCTTATATGTGGGCACCACGTGACGTAATACTAAAGTTTTTGAGTGTCacgtaacatatatataaaattttttttttaaaaaaaatgctggggtgagggtggttcggccacctcgtTTGGCCGGGAGGTGgtaaaacaagaaaattgaacgattcaaaatttaattaaaaatttttaataaagaaaaaaaaaggagaaaaattaaaaatcactGATGGGAGGTAATTGGTAATTTGGTGTAAATTCCGTGTCAGCCCTTACTTAGCGATTCCTGTCAAGAATTTTTGTTCACATTGCTTTTAAAGGGAGAGATGCATAATGGGCAACTTTTGACAAAGGGCCGGCCGGCTTGCTTTTAGTGGGCACTCGCGAAAGTAAAAAAGAGGCGTGTCAGAAGCGCGTCAGGGCACTCCCTCTCCCTCCCACTTTTCCTTTCTGATTGGGGCACGTGTACCATCGCCCAGGCATACAAATGTCACTCAGGGGTCTCATCGCACTCCAACAAATTTTCCCATCTGATCGTCAACCATCCGGGTAAAgtttcaaaaagagaaaaataatattaaattcggactcttaaaataattatagtatatatatttgagcCTGTGATAAGTCTTAAAACACATATGCGGAGAAATAATTGGTCCCGTTTGTTAAATTCTTTGTTTTAtgttattaaaacaaaaatattaacaaataatataaagtaTAAATACTCTTCAAATCACGTAAAATACtcttcaaaatacaaaatataaaatacaaaaaatttatatttatattacacTAACAAACAAGCAACTGAGGAACATGCCAACAAAAAGCCGTTGTACTAACGCTCAtccattttcttcttgttgcagGCTAATACCAGGGGCTCCTAAAATTTGATTCTTTGCTCTAACTAAAGTAATTATtggcccaaaacccaaattgaCATGCGGAATTAGGAGTTTTAGAtataaaaatagagaaatgttataaatcaataagttatttatatttggtttatattctcatataaatttaatagatcaaatATTAAATTTGCAAGGTCTATAATTGACTTAtggggtagttcaatcagcagtgaaccatgcctcatgaaacagaggtcactagttcgaatccttccTCTCACTTTTCTAGtataaacatgtcaaaaaaaaaaaaaaaaaaaaatttaataattaatttttaagttaaagttgtcaaatataaaaaaaaaaaatattatcctCTGacattttccataaaaatatGTTATAAAACCCAAAGCATTTATTGAACCACAAATATTGTATGCGTCTTGTGAATTattaatatagaaaaataaattacactTTTGTGGTAAGGTGACGCAAGTAATCACGTATTGTGAAGCagctttttatataatataaataggCTATGCCTTATCTAGAGGGGTCAGTCCCACCCTTTAGTGGAAAGATTTTTGTTGCTCATTCTAGAACTTCGGATGAGTTGCCACTCAAAATTATTTGGAAGTCcacaattacaaacaaaaaatgtcCAATCATTCTAAATTAATTCTCCATCATGCAGATTCTACAAAAAATCTCTAATTGCCATCGCTTGCGGTAATTTGTGTTTTTGGGTGTTGGGTTTAGGTTGTGTTGTCTTGAAATATGTATGTAAGATTATAATTtgaacaatttaattaaatcggTCAAATTTTTTACCCTAAtcaactaattttatattacgCTTGATTCGAATTCACAGGTCAAGTCAAAAATAGCTAAGTTTTATGTTGTATATTGGATTTAAGTCATATCAAggtatgagtataaaattatataggtcaagTTGATCAACCATAACTCGACCTATATAATTAAACGGATTAGGCTTCTCAACTTTAACccgttaattttgtattgagtttgtCTCAAGTTTTAGGGTCATGTACACCTTATGTCGCATGTCAAGTTTGGGTGTGTCAAgatatagatataaaattatataggcaTTTCTAAtccaatccatttaattaaatgggtcaaacttATCAACTTGAATCTGataattttgtgttgagctcgtacaaaaaataaatacgttcaaattttacaaaattttaaatagtcTTAAAGAGAGAAAGGTTACAGAATCCAACGACTCGGAATAAATAAATCCCACCTCCTAAGTTACTCCATGAAAACTCCCCTCTCTTAAGGTAAAATTGGAGCAACCTAATTATAAAGATTATCACACATGCACGTGCCAACATGCCGTAGCTTTTGATTAGGAGGGTTATTAAGTAAGTAATAAGAAACAAGGGCATGGAGCATCATGAGGcaaatcaaaacaattaaacaaaCGCGCTCAATTGTTCTTCAACGACACGGAACCTTTTCCCATTTGTCCCTGTAAATAGAACCAAAAGATGTGTCCTAAACGGGAATTTCACGCTCTCTCAAAAGCTACAAAAGACCTCGACATGCTTTTGTATAGAGTAGTGGAAATCATGTTGACTCGTTGTGTATCTGCTTCGACCTCACCACAATCCTGAAAGAcccacatctctctctcaaagacccacatctctctctctctctctctctctctcttactgtTCACTCTGGTATTCAAAGAACAGCACTCACCCAGTCCGTTGTCTTTTCTGCTATCTTTTTCCATTGTATATTCcgtttggttcccgagaaacTGTAGCAAAAGAGAAGTAAGCatgttaatcttttagctaCCAGTTCTTATCGGaacatttttatcatttactTTACGtttgattttccttttcttttcctctgaTTTCCTTGCAGCCAAATGGAGCATGATTTTGCATTATATATTCCTTTTATCTCGTGTGATATGTTAGGACTCTGGAGTGTTCTTTCTAGTTTTGGGCAACCCGGAAgtggaatttttgttttgtcttggGATTGAGATGGCATATGATATGATCAATGTTGTTGAGTGTCTTTAGTTTTAGTTCTGTCCTCTGGGTCAGTTAGAATTCTATGATTGTTAATGCTAATgctattattttgtttctccaaGCTAATTCCATATGGTATGCGTTTGTATATATGTGTCTTAtgtctgtttatttttattttttatttttttattttttttaaaattacattaatgATTTATGTATGCGTTAATGCTTCCTACCCACATCACTTTTAAATGAAAGTATAGAATTTGGCAATTCTGGGTTGAATTGCAGACgggtgatttttcttttggtaagtTGCAGAAGGGTGATGTGTGTTCTcttttgctgaatttttgtaGGCAATTTGCATCATTGCATAGTTTCTGCGACTTTGATTCTATTCCATGATGGAGTCTTGGAGTTGCAGTTCAGAAGGGAAAGGCCTTTTGTTTCATGATGAAATGGAGTTACAAATTGACTCTTTTGCTAGAAGTAAAAAGGCATTAATGGAATGGGACAATAAACCCACTTATTATTTTGAAAGCAGTGGACTTGTTTCTGATAGAGAAGCGGTTGAGGGCATGGAAGTCTTGGATTTGGGATTCTCTGACTTGGTGAGAAAACCTTTTCATGGTAACCAAGGAGTGGAGATGTTAAGTGGTGATGTTGGTAGTGGTTCTAGTAAAAGAGCAGTTACTCCTACATGTATTGTTACTTCAAATTCATGTTTTGAGGAAATGGCTTCTGAAGCAAAGCTTTCAAGTTCTCCCATGGAAGCCAACAGTCAAGATTCATCACTGATTGATTTGAAGCTGGGGACATTGGCTGATTGCAAAGACGCAGAGAATATCAAGGTATTGAAAGAGAATCCGATTTTGTCATCTGTAAGTCCATCCTTGCCACGAAAGAGAGCGCGCAAAGCAAGTTCGTACTCTCAGACTGCCTTCTGCCAAGTCCATGGTTGTAACAAGGATTTGAGCTCCTCAAAGGATTACCACAAAAGGCATAAAGTTTGTGATGTTCACTCCAAGACTGCCAAAGTTATTGTTAACGGAATTGAACAAAGGTTTTGTCAACAGTGTAGCAGGTTGGTCTTTTTTCCCCCATAGCTTTTGATTTGCTTTGCTTGTTCTTAGGCTTTGGTGGTTAGCTTAGCACGTTGTATATAAGGTCAGACTTGTTAGAGAATATAGATTTATATCATTAACAAGACTCTTATTCTGACGGTGGATTTGGGATGGTCCCGTAGTAATTATCAGTCTGTTTATTCCCTAGAGTATGTAGTAGAAATCTTTGTTGGCTCTGTGATCCAATTGCAAAATACAcatttatttagttattaaGATGAAAAAAATGATCTAGAAACCAAGAGAAGATGCAATCAAAGAAGCTCAAGCAGAAAACCGTGTATCCAAAAATTTctaaagcaaagaaagaaaaaagaaaaagaagaacaattCCCTTCACTTCTTTTCATTTAGACCCACCAAAACAGAGATTACAtgaattattagttattttgaGGGGACCCGCAAACTAACTAATAATTATTGTTACATCATCTCTACTACTGATGTCCAAAAACAAACTCTAGATTATATCAACAATTGAATCACCCCAAACGAAGCAGAAGGCAATGGCTTCATCTTGTGAAAAAAAGGACAAAGGAATACCCCATCAGCACTCTTCTTGAGAATCTTCTGTTTGGTGGCAACAATGTCCAGGATCTGCTAGTAGATGATGATTCTTGGTTAATGAAAATGAGAATGGAAACTTTCTCCAGCCTAAACCAATCTATTAcagaattataatttttctttcttgagtcttcttttaaataaaattttgaaatggggGATGGGTGGCAAGATTTGAGAGATGACCTACCCCAACACCATGGAACCCTCTGGCTGTCTGCCTTGTTGACACTTGAATGATCTCAAGATGAAATGATTGGATAGTGACATGAAACATATAATGCTTAATGTAGGTTTAGATTTCATCTAACAGGGTGTACTATTATTGAGGTTTTTGGTAGTATCTGCCTTGTTGACACTCAAATGATCTCTGATGAAATGATTGGATTGTGACATGAAACATATAATGCTTAATGTAGATTTAGATTTCATCAAAGAAGGATATactattattgaaatttttgcaGTATGTATGCCTTCAGGTAGGGCTTTGCCTTTTGCTATATCAGTTGTCTTCAAGTTTATCTTTAGGTATTTATTCAATATCTTCTACTTTATCAACCTACTCTGTAATAAATGTAGAATCTAATACCAAGTAGTCACTTCTCTATttgattgatttaatttttcttcCATCACAACCTAATTAAAGTTCTTACTTGCCATTCTGATATGAACTATGGTCTACATTGTTAATTAGGTTTCATCTGCTGGTTGAATTTGATGATGGTAAGCGAAGTTGTCGTAAACGCCTAGCAGGCCACAATGAACGTCGAAGGAAGCCTCAATTAGATACCCTTTCTGGTAAATATAAGTTTCTTCAATCATATCAAGGTTTGAATGCCAGCTAGTTACACAAGATAATGATGGTTTTAACTCAACTATAATTTGCCATCTGCAAAGCTAAaatttttggtgatttttttttttttttttttacttaaaaaggGTAGTAATATTctccaactttaaaaaattcattttatacgCGTTTCTTTGAAAGTTCTACAGTGACGAACTGACGATGTTTCCAACTGAATTCTAATGTctataatatttcttttaaattatataaccTATCTATCCTTAAAAACAAATCGTTTCTTCTTAGAAATATCGTTGTCAAGAATCTCTGGATGCATGTTCCTTCATGTGGAAACTGTCAGATGTGAGTGTCAAAATTTGTGCTATTTGTCATTAGTTAGTTTAATGAGCTGACTGTTACAGTGATAAAACTGGACTATAATTTTGTACAGTTcaatttccttcttttcctttgtgtCTCTTCCTTGTAACTGGACAAGTTTTGAGCCTGAACTTTCATGGTTGTATAACAGAGAAACACTTCATATAACCCTTGTAATAATGAGGACCTCCCACCCCCCCGCGCCACACACAAAAGCACTCTAATTAATCTCGATTTTCTTAGAAACCTTTTCAATTACAGGCATTTTCATtcttgattttgtcttttttgtttttctaacatGTCCTTCAACAAAAAATTCTTGGTGGTTACAGATCCATCGTTGGAGCAAAATGACTTTGACTTTTACACTATTCCTGAGTCCCACTTTgtctttgtcattttctttgtcATTTATCATAAAGTGTTGAACCTTTTGACCAGGGAAAATTTTACAGATAAAAACATAAGGAGAAAAAGCCGCAACCTTCCATCTATAAAAGATAAGGAAAAGTGGCCACATCAGCCGCCCATTGAGTTACTTTTAGTGCTCTCTATCCAATGGTTCTCTTATTCTATTTATAAACATTGTAGCCACTATAATTCACTTCTTAACAACTAATTGGCAAATATGGGGTTCTGGCTATATATTTTCTGACATATTCGATCATGCTGGGCACTTACATGTCCTGATAAATATAGATTATAGATCAATTATCCAGAGTTATGGTCTAAAAAGGTATTTGACCTATTTTTGCAGTTTGAACAAAAAAGAATGATATGAGCCTGTTGAAAAGACTTGTATAGGCAGTGATATGATTAATTTAAAATGTAATGTATTTTTGTTGAATAACTTAGCCTCTTTCAGCCTGGATTGTCCAATCGttagaattatgttttttaAGAGCTAATCGCATGATCATTATGGGATTATAATTAAACGATGCAAAGGCCCTAGAAACTCTGAAATTAGTGCCAAATGTGAAGTGTAGAAGTAACTTCAGGTTAGGTAAGTTTTCGAGTGACATGTCAATTCGGTATCGTGAAGCAATTTTATTGTCCATATAGTCCTAAAATGACTAGGGACTCGCATTTGAAGAGAGTGTAGAAGGAGACTATTAAAAAGGGTATATATATGGGTGACTTTAcctatgttttcttgtttccttCCCGTTGGTTGTGTATAGGCTATCAGAAATCAATCTACTGACTAGTGGAAAAATGTTTCATAATTAAAGTTTTGTCCGTGTACTTGTAAAATCTTAAATATGTCTTTGGGGCCTTTTATGCTATGATAACTAACCTTTCCAACAAGTTACTTTCATCTTTGTTTGAATGTagattttttatctttatttttataacagATGTGCTACCATT
This window encodes:
- the LOC132179395 gene encoding squamosa promoter-binding-like protein 6, whose protein sequence is MMESWSCSSEGKGLLFHDEMELQIDSFARSKKALMEWDNKPTYYFESSGLVSDREAVEGMEVLDLGFSDLVRKPFHGNQGVEMLSGDVGSGSSKRAVTPTCIVTSNSCFEEMASEAKLSSSPMEANSQDSSLIDLKLGTLADCKDAENIKVLKENPILSSVSPSLPRKRARKASSYSQTAFCQVHGCNKDLSSSKDYHKRHKVCDVHSKTAKVIVNGIEQRFCQQCSRFHLLVEFDDGKRSCRKRLAGHNERRRKPQLDTLSGTRYLDTSFPKRTPYVFQDIFRAGIICPEKNEQANWSRHTKLEGESIYSPQSAIASTSGHLLPKSFLHLHGIGKHHCSGVPSSGPEDFTFTASTVQELPGASISSCALSLLSAQSQDLSSHSTGRPMSSPQIMQGRSAHHVLGQTDKPVRVSSVEQYGSNGLYSYGMSSMEVDRIGSIMPSDASHAGDFQVHTNEIFQDSDILNANYFPSTEDGPTVDWLQLSSHLQRVERQRNSIQVKQENGDSCYFPTFRAVCNQQG